From the genome of Tachysurus vachellii isolate PV-2020 chromosome 2, HZAU_Pvac_v1, whole genome shotgun sequence, one region includes:
- the LOC132861882 gene encoding growth hormone-inducible transmembrane protein-like, whose translation MLVARLACLRGLPATGLRSALTQRIPALKPATPLIKPQQGFSSRPRFGLRRSKTAKDQLQEAAFEPASETAFKIDQMGRIFLAGGAAVGLGALCYYGLGMSNEIGALEKAVIWPQYVKDRIHSTYMYFAGSVGITALSAVAVSRTPALLGLMMKGSWVAIGATFAAMIGAGMLVRTISYEHSPIPKHLSWMLYAGVMGAVVAPLTLLGGPLMMRAAWYTAGIVGGLSTVAMCAPSEKFLNMGGPLAAGLGVVFVSSLGTMFLPPTSAFGAGLYSVAVYGGLILFGMFLLYDTQKVIKRAETYPLYATQKYDPINACMGIYADTLNIFIRMVMILANGGGGRKK comes from the exons ATGTTGGTGGCACGGTTGGCGTGCCTGCGGGGTCTCCCCGCGACCGGCCTGAGGTCTGCTCTGACCCAGAGGATCCCTGCTCTTAAACCTGCTACACCTCTGATCAAACCTCAGCAG GGTTTCTCCAGCAGACCCAGGTTTGGACTGCGGCGCAGTAAGACAGCCAAAGATCAGCTGCAGGAGGCGGCATTTGAACCGGCTTCAGAGACGGCGTTTAAAA ttGATCAGATGGGGAGGATTTTTCTGGCTGGCGGAGCTGCAGTTGGACTCGGAGCTCTGTGTTATTATGGTCTTGGCATGTCCAATGAGATCGGTGCTCTGGAGAAAGCTGT aATCTGGCCCCAGTACGTGAAGGACCGGATCCACTCCACCTACATGTACTTTGCAGGCAGCGTGGGCATTACCGCTCTCTCCGCTGTGGCCGTCAGCAGGACTCCGGCTCTCCTGGGTCTCATGATGAAAGGATCGTGGGTG gcTATAGGAGCAACGTTTGCAGCGATGATCGGTGCCGGGATGCTGGTCAGGACCATCTCCTACGAACACAGTCCCATTCCTAAACACCTGTCCTGGATGCTGTATGCAG gTGTAATGGGTGCTGTCGTGGCCCCCCTCACCCTGTTGGGTGGTCCCCTGATGATGCGTGCAGCGTGGTACACAGCAGGTATCGTGGGCGGTCTCTCCACTGTGGCCATGTGCGCTCCTAGTGAGAAATTCCTGAACATGGGCGGGCCGCTGGCCGCCGGCCTTGGAGTCGTCTTCGTCTCCTCACTGG GCACCATGTTTCTGCCCCCCACTTCGGCGTTCGGAGCAGGTCTGTACTCTGTGGCTGTTTACGGAGGTCTGATCCTCTTTGGCATGTTCCTGTTGTACGACACACAGAAGGTGATCAAACGAGCCGAGACGTACCCGCTGTACGCCACGCAGAAATACGACCCAATCAACGC ctgTATGGGAATCTACGCAGACACACTGAACATCTTCATCAGAATGGTCATGATTTTGGCTAACGGTGGTGGAGGAAGGAAGAagtaa
- the LOC132842052 gene encoding ankyrin repeat domain-containing protein 9-like — MDGMCKGRKFLSFTQAVSAHVPVEMLEDMRKMKIVHWVAGSRPPTYTPSEALMNAIVHGHQAYAQYLLNKFLDGALAMTGKNVCGCQSYVPHLDMAIRYNRKDIVPLILHVAHKIPTLWSYVIRGGCKHMKEGRTTLHLACAMSQPETVIMLLGSGASPQAKADDGVTPLDLILKKLQMSKGNTRVKMLCLERLLMFMPEVRFQMKSSLNNDPEYWSKVLGEEMFNYLVGRIPGTLFLIAMQKTLAQLPSQDFFKRLDELPIPASLKPITSQPLMRWNSY, encoded by the coding sequence ATGGACGGCATGTGCAAGGGACGCAAGTTCTTGTCATTTACCCAAGCTGTAAGTGCACATGTACCTGTGGAGATGTTGGAGGACATGCGCAAGATGAAGATAGTGCACTGGGTAGCAGGCAGCCGGCCACCGACATACACTCCATCTGAGGCACTGATGAATGCCATCGTGCACGGCCACCAAGCTTACGCACAATACTTGCTGAATAAGTTCTTAGATGGTGCTCTTGCCATGACAGGTAAGAATGTCTGCGGCTGTCAGTCATACGTTCCACACTTAGACATGGCTATCCGCTACAACAGGAAGGACATAGTGCCTCTCATTCTTCATGTGGCACATAAAATCCCGACTCTATGGTCCTACGTTATCCGAGGAGGATGCAAACACATGAAGGAGGGCAGAACTACACTCCATCTGGCATGTGCAATGTCACAGCCAGAGACTGTCATAATGTTACTGGGAAGTGGGGCTTCACCACAAGCTAAGGCTGATGATGGTGTGACACCACTGGATCTCATTCTCAAAAAGCTACAGATGTCCAAAGGGAACACACGTGTCAAGATGTTGTGCCTGGAAAGGCTGCTCATGTTCATGCCTGAAGTGCGGTTCCAAATGAAGAGCTCACTGAACAATGATCCAGAGTACTGGTCCAAAGTTCTGGGAGAGGAGATGTTTAACTACTTGGTTGGAAGAATTCCAGGGACGCTCTTTCTCATAGCTATGCAAAAAACTCTGGCTCAACTACCTTCTCAAGACTTTTTTAAAAGGCTGGATGAACTGCCCATTCCAGCTTCTCTGAAACCTATTACATCACAGCCCTTAATGCGGTGGAACTCCTACTGA